In the genome of Pseudoglutamicibacter cumminsii, one region contains:
- a CDS encoding metal ABC transporter solute-binding protein, Zn/Mn family, with product MTRKVTFKAVLAAIAVALLAVTGCSVVPRDEAGSGAGFGGDGKFNVVTSFSVLEDMTRQIGGEHVNVYNLVPVGQDPHEYELRPADTTHAQDADLLISSGMNLEGGEDGWISRLMSAVDLDTSQHVEATRGIKPLYISDGVEQDEADGDQASDLDEDEVNPHVFVDPANGAKMAENIAEALIRADPAHAAEYRANRDAYVGRINELAGSYDELFAGVAERDRIIVTSERAFQYLAKRYGLAEGYIWLIDTEEAGSPEQLKRAVDFVREHRPRALFVETNVNHRPMETVSEETGVPIAGTLYSDELGAPGTPAGTYIGFLEHNLESLTRGLGGE from the coding sequence ATGACGCGGAAAGTGACTTTCAAAGCGGTGCTTGCTGCCATCGCGGTGGCGTTGCTTGCCGTGACAGGTTGTAGCGTGGTTCCGCGAGACGAGGCCGGTAGTGGCGCCGGGTTCGGTGGTGACGGCAAGTTCAACGTCGTGACGAGTTTTTCTGTTCTCGAGGACATGACGCGGCAGATCGGCGGGGAGCACGTGAATGTCTATAACCTCGTTCCGGTGGGGCAGGACCCGCACGAATACGAGCTCCGTCCTGCCGACACGACTCACGCTCAAGATGCTGACCTGCTGATTTCCAGCGGCATGAATCTAGAGGGTGGGGAGGACGGCTGGATCAGCCGGCTCATGAGCGCCGTGGACCTGGACACCAGCCAACACGTGGAGGCGACCCGCGGCATCAAACCGCTCTACATCAGCGACGGGGTGGAACAGGACGAAGCTGACGGCGATCAAGCATCCGATCTGGATGAGGACGAAGTTAATCCGCATGTTTTCGTTGACCCGGCTAACGGGGCGAAGATGGCGGAGAATATCGCGGAGGCTTTGATCCGTGCGGACCCGGCGCACGCTGCTGAGTATCGGGCTAATCGGGACGCCTATGTTGGTCGCATCAACGAGTTGGCGGGCAGTTATGACGAACTGTTTGCAGGCGTCGCGGAGCGTGACCGGATCATCGTGACGAGTGAGCGGGCGTTCCAGTATTTAGCAAAGCGTTACGGGCTTGCCGAGGGCTATATCTGGCTGATCGATACGGAGGAAGCGGGTAGTCCCGAGCAACTGAAGCGTGCCGTGGATTTTGTGCGCGAGCATCGGCCGCGGGCGCTGTTCGTGGAGACGAACGTCAATCATCGGCCTATGGAGACTGTGTCGGAGGAGACCGGTGTGCCGATCGCCGGAACCCTGTACTCGGATGAACTCGGTGCGCCAGGCACGCCGGCTGGGACCTACATCGGTTTCCTGGAACACAACCTTGAAAGCCTGACCCGCGGGCTCGGTGGCGAGTAG
- a CDS encoding DedA family protein, whose amino-acid sequence MNLLDPNAWGAWFYLGTFLTQILDVFFPPLPQELFALAIPALAQQGVINGPLAAAVTVVGHVLGEVWITWMVRTRRASLEKRRWGRRLLASVDSTAGSLGTAGSFSVLVGLRFISGGRSVAYVGAGLSKLKWSTVWWSSFVGSVLWVIYMVLIGGILHTVLGLPAWGSAVLGMILGSVFGVVPVVWIQRRRRRLRGDVSATSLPLEQSREEQ is encoded by the coding sequence ATGAACCTCCTTGACCCGAACGCGTGGGGCGCTTGGTTCTACCTGGGGACGTTTCTGACGCAGATCCTCGACGTGTTCTTCCCGCCGTTACCGCAGGAACTGTTCGCGCTCGCGATCCCCGCGCTGGCTCAGCAAGGCGTCATCAACGGCCCGCTCGCGGCCGCGGTCACGGTGGTCGGCCATGTTTTGGGCGAAGTGTGGATCACCTGGATGGTGCGTACGCGCCGCGCTTCGCTTGAAAAACGACGATGGGGCCGCCGGCTGCTCGCGAGCGTGGACTCGACCGCGGGGTCGCTTGGAACGGCGGGCAGCTTTTCGGTTCTTGTGGGCTTGCGTTTCATCTCTGGTGGGCGCTCGGTTGCGTATGTTGGCGCGGGGCTTTCGAAGCTCAAATGGTCCACCGTGTGGTGGTCCTCTTTCGTCGGTTCTGTGCTGTGGGTCATCTATATGGTCCTGATTGGTGGGATTCTGCACACTGTTCTCGGTTTGCCGGCGTGGGGTTCCGCGGTTCTTGGCATGATCCTCGGTAGTGTTTTTGGGGTAGTCCCTGTTGTGTGGATACAGAGACGCCGCCGTCGACTTCGAGGAGACGTCAGTGCAACTTCCCTCCCGTTGGAGCAATCCCGAGAAGAACAATGA
- a CDS encoding metal ABC transporter permease, translated as MTFINDLFEYTFLARALFTASVVGLVCGVIGSFIILRGLSLMGDAISHAVLPGIALAFMFDVSFFVGALAAGLLAAFGIGVVSTTTTLKRDTSIGIVFTAFLAFGIILLSNTTATFSLTDVLFGNVLAVRKQDMWLAVVIGAVVCAAVLLFYKQLKITTFDPVLADSYGVPVKAVHYGVLVALALVTVASVQTVGVILVVALLITPAATAYLLTSRLPSMIAVSALIGVVAAAGGMYFSVRFNIVSGPAIVLTAFSMFTLAYLFAPRTGVVTKAIAGR; from the coding sequence ATGACCTTCATCAACGACCTTTTCGAATACACATTCCTCGCCCGTGCACTCTTCACCGCAAGCGTTGTGGGGCTTGTGTGCGGGGTCATCGGCAGCTTCATCATCCTGCGGGGGCTCTCACTCATGGGGGACGCGATCTCCCACGCCGTGCTGCCGGGGATCGCGCTCGCGTTCATGTTCGACGTCTCATTCTTCGTGGGAGCGCTCGCCGCGGGGCTGCTCGCGGCGTTCGGGATCGGCGTGGTCTCGACCACCACAACGCTCAAACGTGACACCTCGATCGGGATCGTGTTCACCGCGTTTCTCGCGTTCGGCATCATCTTGCTCTCCAACACGACCGCGACGTTCTCACTGACCGATGTATTGTTCGGCAACGTGCTCGCGGTTCGGAAGCAAGACATGTGGCTTGCGGTGGTGATCGGCGCGGTTGTGTGCGCGGCGGTCTTGTTGTTCTATAAACAGCTGAAGATCACGACGTTCGACCCGGTCCTCGCTGATTCTTACGGGGTTCCCGTCAAAGCTGTGCATTACGGTGTGCTGGTTGCGCTAGCCCTCGTGACGGTCGCGTCCGTCCAGACGGTGGGCGTGATCCTCGTGGTCGCTTTGCTCATCACACCTGCCGCGACCGCGTATCTGTTGACCTCGCGCCTGCCGAGCATGATCGCGGTTTCTGCGCTCATCGGTGTTGTGGCCGCGGCGGGCGGGATGTACTTCTCGGTGAGGTTCAACATCGTGTCTGGGCCCGCCATCGTGCTCACCGCGTTCAGCATGTTCACGCTCGCATATCTCTTCGCGCCACGCACCGGCGTCGTTACGAAAGCGATCGCTGGGCGATGA
- a CDS encoding metal ABC transporter ATP-binding protein: MQAADAVRVEELTVRYGHNTILSNVNLSIPAGRMVGVMGPNGAGKSTLVKACMGLIPRATGRININGKSLDEVRGEVAYIPQRTTSDWDFPITVLETVVLGSYPRLRTFQRPSRTDREHARECLDAVGMSEYATTQLRELSGGQAQRVFTARALMQEATVFFLDEPFVGIDAASQARITHILKQRVAHGATVIVVHHDLNNARLIFDDIVLVNRGIIANGATAAIFTADNLSATYGPDIITYAPALLGGGENENL; this comes from the coding sequence ATGCAAGCAGCCGATGCGGTGCGCGTCGAAGAGCTGACCGTGCGCTACGGACACAACACCATCCTGAGCAACGTCAACCTCAGCATCCCCGCAGGACGCATGGTGGGAGTCATGGGCCCCAACGGCGCCGGGAAATCCACCCTCGTCAAAGCTTGCATGGGGCTCATTCCGCGAGCCACAGGCCGCATCAACATCAACGGTAAAAGCCTTGACGAGGTGCGTGGCGAAGTTGCCTACATTCCCCAACGCACCACAAGCGACTGGGACTTCCCGATCACCGTCCTAGAAACCGTGGTGCTCGGAAGCTATCCGCGGCTACGCACCTTCCAACGGCCCAGCCGAACCGACCGCGAACACGCCCGCGAATGCCTCGATGCGGTCGGGATGAGCGAGTACGCCACAACCCAGCTAAGGGAACTCTCCGGAGGCCAAGCCCAACGCGTCTTCACCGCGCGAGCCCTCATGCAAGAGGCCACCGTGTTCTTCCTCGACGAGCCTTTCGTGGGTATCGACGCCGCATCCCAGGCCCGCATCACACACATCCTCAAGCAACGCGTCGCCCACGGCGCGACCGTCATCGTGGTCCACCACGACCTCAACAACGCACGCCTCATCTTCGACGACATCGTGCTCGTCAACCGCGGTATCATCGCCAACGGAGCCACAGCCGCGATCTTCACCGCAGACAACCTCTCCGCAACCTACGGGCCCGACATCATCACCTACGCGCCGGCGCTGCTCGGCGGCGGGGAGAACGAGAACCTATGA
- a CDS encoding pseudouridine synthase — translation MSFKPSSYKDSPLPVKDGINATRLRVPTTGPWETIQEYTLHRFGHIDAEGLRRRFANGEVAAVDGSRVTPDTPLGAHEFIWYYRDSPNEEHIPFYCRIIHRDADLLVVDKPHFLPMTPGGRYVRESALARLRVQLNMNDLVPIHRLDRATAGVVMFSINPATRGAYQTMFERREVTKKYQAVTLTPPEWDPLRPALGGTRLPFTVRSHIKKTKGEIVVRLHDLPANAETRIRLAAHGTNRRGEDVCLWDLSPVTGRTHQLRVHLAQLGSGIIGDQHYPYLLDDGPDNHDEPLQLLAHTISFTDPLTGQPRSFTTQQRLTLGPLAPAGPLDHPSPAANQGTHA, via the coding sequence ATGAGCTTCAAACCTTCCTCCTATAAAGACTCCCCGCTACCGGTCAAAGACGGCATCAACGCGACCCGCCTTCGCGTGCCCACAACCGGCCCGTGGGAGACCATCCAGGAGTACACGTTGCATCGTTTCGGGCACATCGACGCCGAGGGCTTGCGGCGCCGCTTCGCCAACGGCGAGGTTGCGGCGGTCGATGGCAGCCGCGTCACCCCAGACACCCCGCTGGGTGCGCACGAATTCATTTGGTACTACCGGGACTCCCCCAATGAGGAGCACATCCCGTTCTATTGCCGCATCATCCACCGCGACGCCGACCTGCTTGTGGTGGATAAGCCACATTTCCTGCCGATGACACCCGGCGGTCGCTACGTCCGCGAATCCGCACTCGCCCGGCTGCGCGTACAACTCAACATGAACGACCTTGTGCCAATCCACCGGCTCGACCGCGCAACAGCCGGCGTCGTCATGTTCTCGATTAACCCGGCGACCCGCGGCGCATACCAAACCATGTTTGAACGCCGCGAAGTCACCAAGAAATACCAGGCAGTGACGCTGACCCCGCCCGAATGGGATCCGCTTCGCCCTGCCCTGGGCGGCACACGACTTCCTTTCACGGTCCGCAGCCACATCAAGAAAACTAAGGGCGAGATCGTGGTACGCCTCCACGACCTCCCAGCCAACGCCGAAACCCGCATCCGGCTCGCAGCCCACGGCACCAACCGCCGCGGGGAAGACGTGTGCCTGTGGGACCTCTCCCCCGTAACCGGTCGCACCCACCAACTGCGCGTCCATCTCGCGCAACTGGGCTCCGGCATCATCGGCGACCAGCATTACCCGTACCTGCTCGATGACGGGCCGGACAACCACGACGAACCGCTCCAGCTCCTCGCCCACACGATTTCGTTCACCGACCCGCTCACTGGCCAACCCCGCAGCTTCACAACGCAGCAGCGCCTGACGCTGGGCCCTCTCGCTCCAGCCGGCCCCCTGGATCACCCCAGCCCCGCCGCCAACCAAGGCACACACGCATGA